The Brassica napus cultivar Da-Ae chromosome C7, Da-Ae, whole genome shotgun sequence genome has a segment encoding these proteins:
- the LOC106417374 gene encoding ATP-dependent DNA helicase pif1-like gives MNQDQRIVYNAFLESIRDQSGRLFFVYGAGGTGKTYLYRTLIASLRSTGKVVIPVATAGIAALLLPGGRTAHSRFKLPLTLDDHSMCNIHRGSSLATLLSKADLIIWDEAPMAHRHAFETLDRSLRDLLSHEDPLSADKPFGGKTVLLGGDFRQILPVVPHGKRSDTVLASLSKSYLWNLAKVFTLSINMRLRQEDKDFAKWILEVGDGDAETIDSHKVKHDDGDQIIVDESFLIPKSDFPHEVLASAAYPNFLHNYRNKDYLRERAVLTPTNSTIHEVNSYLLSQVPSQAREYLSSDSVEVEATPDDDWTRNYPQEYLNSLEFPGLPNHRLCLKVGAPVMMLRNLNQDHGLCNGTRMVVSKLDDRIIEVEIMTGSEAGERILLPRIQLSPTDTIHPFTFRRRQYPGQLYVAMSRVTTPGGLKILDNTSDKDYRTCDPEEAGSCDSGCNGGLMNSAFEYTLKTGGLVREEDYPYTGKDGATCKLDKSKIVASVSNFSVISIGEEQIAANLVKNGPLAVAINAAYMQTYIGGVSCPYICMRRLNHGVLLVGYC, from the exons ATGAATCAAGACCAGCGGATTGTTTACAACGCATTCTTGGAGTCTATAAGAGATCAGTCAGGAAGGTTGTTCTTTGTTTATGGAGCAGGAGGGACAGGAAAAACGTACCTATACAGGACTCTTATCGCAAGCCTTAGGTCAACTGGCAAAGTCGTTATTCCTGTTGCTACGGCTGGGATCGCAGCACTGCTGCTTCCAGGCGGCCGAACAGCTCATTCCCGGTTTAAGCTACCTCTAACTCTAGATGATCATTCGATGTGTAATATTCACAGAGGGTCCAGCTTGGCAACCCTATTATCGAAAGCAGATTTAATAATATGGGATGAAGCTCCAATGGCACACCGTCACGCTTTTGAGACTCTAGACCGTTCCCTCAGGGATTTGTTATCTCATGAAGACCCCTTATCTGCAGACAAGCCGTTCGGTGGCAAGACCGTGCTTCTTGGAGGTGATTTCAGACAGATATTGCCAGTAGTGCCGCATGGTAAACGTTCTGATACAGTCCTCGCATCCCTTAGTAAATCTTATTTATGGAACCTGGCGAAGGTGTTCACACTTTCCATAAACATGCGACTACGGCAAGAAGACAAGGATTTTGCTAAGTGGATATTGGAAGTTGGTGATGGAGATGCTGAGACTATAGATTCACATAAAGTCAAGCATGATGATGGTGATCAGATTATTGTGGACGAGAGTTTCTTAATACCTAAATCCGACTTTCCTCATGAGGTGTTGGCAAGTGCTGCGTATCCTAACTTCCTGCATAACTACAGGAACAAGGACTACCTGAGAGAGAGAGCAGTTCTGACGCCTACAAACAGTACAATACATGAGGTAAACTCATATCTCCTCTCTCAGGTCCCGTCTCAGGCTAGAGAGTATTTAAGTTCAGATTCAGTAGAGGTGGAAGCTACACCAGATGATGATTGGACCAGAAATTACCCCCAAGAGTACTTGAATTCTCTAGAATTTCCTGGCCTTCCAAACCATAGATTGTGTTTAAAGGTAGGAGCTCCCGTAATGATGCTGCGCAACCTAAATCAGGATCATGGTCTATGCAATGGTACAAGAATGGTGGTCAGTAAACTTGATGATAGGATTATTGAGGTGGAAATCATGACAGGTTCAGAAGCTGGGGAACGAATATTGCTCCCTAGGATACAGTTAAGCCCGACTGACACCATACATCCTTTCACCTTTCGTCGACGACAGTACCCA GGCCAGCTATATGTTGCCATGTCCCGAGTGACAACGCCTGGAGGTTTAAAGATATTAGACAACACTTCCGATAAAGACTATCGGACG TGTGATCCGGAAGAAGCAGGTTCATGCGACTCTGGTTGCAACGGTGGCCTCATGAACAGCGCTTTTGAATACACGCTCAAAACCGGAGGGCTCGTGAGAGAGGAAGACTATCCTTACACCGGAAAGGACGGGGCCACTTGCAAGCTGGACAAGTCCAAGATCGTCGCATCCGTTTCCAACTTCAGTGTCATCTCCATTGGCGAAGAGCAGATCGCTGCGAACCTGGTCAAGAACGGACCTCTTGCGGTAGCCATCAACGCCGCATATATGCAGACTTACATTGGAGGAGTCTCGTGCCCTTACATATGCATGAGGAGGCTCAACCATGGTGTCTTGTTGGTTGGTTattgttga